From one Rhodovulum sp. ES.010 genomic stretch:
- a CDS encoding Eco57I restriction-modification methylase domain-containing protein: protein MLLESIDQTRLEVSPTLDPKRRSKLGQFMTPGRIASFMARMFGPLPSNVRLLDAGAGMGALTAAFVEEAIARDTRPQSINATCYEVDDHLASILDDTLAACADQCASAGVAFTSRVIRDDYILQSAEPLLCEQRTYNCAILNPPYGKINQTSEWRLGLRSLGIETVNLYTAFVAVALSQMEEGGEIVAITPRSFCNGSYYEPFRRILLAGSAIANLHVFESRRSSFKDDEVLQENMIFRVRKDAEQGEVALSTDETEARNVPFSDIVRSSDRHAFIRLPVSGNDLADSVQALPCVLADLGIKVSTGRVVDFRAKEHLRKEPGADTVPLIYPQHFHDGGIQWPISNFRKHNALADNDDTAKLITPAGIFVLTKRFTAKEEKRRLVATIYDGERAGFENHLNYFHENGDGLPLDLAKGLAAFLNSDAVDQYFRIFSGHTQVNATDLRNLHYPSRDQLEALGRGDTTMDDLL from the coding sequence TTGCTCCTTGAGTCGATCGATCAGACCCGCCTCGAAGTGTCGCCCACCCTCGACCCCAAGCGTCGGTCGAAGCTCGGCCAGTTCATGACACCCGGTCGTATCGCATCCTTTATGGCCAGGATGTTTGGCCCTCTGCCGTCCAACGTGCGACTGCTCGATGCGGGCGCTGGCATGGGCGCGCTGACCGCTGCCTTCGTAGAGGAGGCCATCGCACGCGATACGCGCCCACAGTCGATAAACGCGACCTGCTATGAGGTGGACGACCATCTCGCCTCGATCCTCGACGACACGCTTGCCGCGTGCGCAGATCAATGCGCTTCCGCGGGGGTCGCATTTACGAGCCGGGTCATCCGAGACGACTACATCCTGCAATCTGCGGAGCCGCTTCTATGCGAGCAGCGCACCTACAACTGCGCCATCCTTAACCCGCCCTATGGCAAGATCAACCAGACCTCGGAGTGGCGGTTGGGCCTACGCTCCCTCGGAATCGAAACGGTGAACCTCTACACCGCCTTCGTCGCGGTCGCCCTTAGCCAGATGGAGGAAGGCGGCGAGATCGTCGCCATCACGCCGCGCTCCTTCTGCAACGGGTCCTACTACGAGCCGTTCCGCCGCATCCTGCTTGCGGGGTCCGCAATCGCAAACCTGCATGTTTTCGAGTCCCGGCGATCCTCGTTCAAGGACGACGAAGTGTTGCAGGAGAACATGATCTTCCGCGTGCGCAAGGACGCTGAACAAGGTGAAGTTGCCTTATCGACGGACGAGACAGAGGCGCGAAACGTGCCCTTCTCGGACATTGTGCGCTCCTCTGATCGCCATGCCTTCATCCGCCTGCCTGTGTCGGGCAACGACCTTGCCGACAGCGTTCAGGCGCTCCCCTGCGTGCTGGCTGATCTTGGTATCAAGGTTTCGACCGGTCGCGTCGTCGATTTCCGCGCAAAGGAACACCTGCGCAAGGAACCGGGTGCCGACACCGTGCCGCTGATCTACCCCCAGCACTTCCATGATGGGGGCATCCAATGGCCGATCTCCAACTTCCGCAAGCACAACGCGCTGGCCGACAACGACGACACGGCAAAGCTGATCACCCCTGCGGGTATCTTCGTCCTGACGAAACGGTTCACGGCCAAGGAAGAGAAGCGCCGCCTTGTCGCCACGATCTACGACGGCGAGCGCGCTGGGTTCGAGAACCACCTGAACTACTTTCACGAGAACGGTGACGGCCTGCCGCTTGACCTTGCCAAGGGGCTTGCGGCCTTCCTGAACTCGGACGCCGTGGATCAATATTTCCGCATCTTCTCGGGGCACACGCAGGTCAACGCGACCGACCTGCGCAACTTGCACTACCCGAGCCGCGACCAGCTTGAGGCGCTAGGGCGCGGTGACACGACGATGGACGACCTGCTCTAG
- a CDS encoding BsuBI/PstI family type II restriction endonuclease, protein MPDALQGVTKDRIRAILQYLDLGTNADLVDCTFAMLDDQTGSWFTKAPKGATIADGASTAHLACHIGILQRDSGKLDREGRDYWIKPLRELGGFEAITLENGEFIPGHVKAKSPNSCYRLDEALKAVLKAPDDAWRDMLAEWARDDVSRERRAFQAEMAEAARKLIDSGHAHLIKASVENYAPRFLPGYQLLYVDDADGDRISDAERAKMAEAGVALTLEDAMPDALLWNPETNHLWVIEAVTSDGEVDAHKVAQMNRMAERCGKAGVGFTTTYRTWKEAAARQGKHQNIAYDTFIWIQGDPAKQFKVTG, encoded by the coding sequence ATGCCCGACGCGCTGCAAGGCGTGACGAAGGACCGGATTCGCGCAATCCTGCAATACCTCGATCTCGGGACGAACGCCGACTTGGTCGATTGCACCTTCGCCATGCTCGACGATCAGACGGGAAGCTGGTTCACGAAGGCCCCCAAGGGGGCGACGATCGCTGACGGGGCATCGACGGCGCACCTCGCCTGCCACATTGGCATCCTGCAACGGGACAGCGGCAAGCTGGATCGTGAGGGGCGCGACTACTGGATCAAGCCGCTTCGCGAGTTGGGCGGGTTCGAGGCGATCACACTTGAGAATGGCGAGTTCATCCCCGGACACGTCAAGGCGAAGTCGCCCAACTCCTGCTACCGCCTAGACGAGGCGCTGAAGGCGGTCCTGAAGGCCCCTGACGATGCGTGGCGGGATATGCTGGCCGAATGGGCGCGGGACGACGTTTCGCGCGAACGGCGTGCGTTCCAAGCTGAGATGGCAGAAGCCGCGCGCAAGCTGATCGACTCCGGGCACGCCCACCTGATCAAGGCGAGCGTCGAGAATTACGCGCCGCGCTTCCTACCTGGCTACCAACTGCTCTACGTCGATGATGCGGACGGCGACCGCATATCGGACGCCGAGCGCGCCAAGATGGCCGAGGCAGGCGTCGCGCTGACCTTGGAGGACGCGATGCCCGACGCGCTGCTGTGGAACCCGGAAACGAACCACCTTTGGGTGATCGAGGCGGTAACGAGCGACGGCGAGGTTGACGCGCACAAGGTCGCGCAGATGAACCGAATGGCCGAGCGTTGCGGCAAGGCAGGCGTCGGGTTCACAACGACCTACCGGACGTGGAAAGAGGCGGCAGCGCGCCAAGGCAAGCACCAAAACATCGCCTACGACACGTTCATCTGGATTCAGGGAGACCCGGCCAAGCAGTTCAAGGTGACTGGCTAG
- a CDS encoding DUF5131 family protein, with protein sequence MGERSKIEWTHHTFNPWWGCVKVSEACKNCYAEAWAKRTGQSVWGINAPRRFFGDAHWAEPTKWNRRLEGTGRRERVFCASMADVFENRPDLVESRARLWRLIAETPSLDWLLLTKRPENILGFLPEDWGLGWPNVWLGTTVELQKRADENLPHLVNAPAVVRFISAEPLLGDLDLRPYLPHLHWVITGGESGPKARPASPTWFRNIHLQCMEAEVAFHFKQWGDWAPGDGDNLARKRLEHAQDGTPMVRLGKKLAGRALDGETHDGLPRIAI encoded by the coding sequence ATGGGCGAGCGCAGCAAGATCGAGTGGACGCATCACACCTTCAATCCTTGGTGGGGGTGCGTGAAGGTCTCCGAAGCCTGCAAGAACTGCTACGCCGAGGCATGGGCGAAGCGGACCGGCCAAAGCGTCTGGGGCATTAATGCGCCGCGACGCTTCTTCGGTGACGCTCATTGGGCAGAACCGACAAAGTGGAACCGCCGGCTTGAGGGAACGGGCCGTCGAGAGCGGGTCTTCTGCGCGTCGATGGCTGACGTCTTCGAGAATCGGCCGGATTTGGTGGAAAGCAGGGCGCGGCTCTGGCGGCTGATCGCCGAGACCCCGAGTCTCGATTGGCTCCTGCTCACGAAGCGGCCGGAGAACATCCTGGGTTTCCTCCCGGAGGACTGGGGTCTCGGCTGGCCGAACGTTTGGCTGGGCACCACTGTCGAGTTGCAGAAGCGCGCCGACGAGAACCTGCCGCACCTCGTGAATGCGCCGGCGGTCGTGCGCTTTATCTCGGCCGAGCCATTGCTGGGCGACCTCGACCTCAGGCCATATCTACCGCACCTTCACTGGGTCATTACCGGCGGCGAGAGCGGGCCGAAGGCGCGGCCAGCCAGCCCGACCTGGTTCCGCAACATCCACTTGCAGTGCATGGAGGCGGAGGTCGCATTCCACTTCAAGCAATGGGGGGACTGGGCGCCGGGCGACGGCGACAACCTCGCGCGGAAGCGGCTGGAGCACGCCCAGGACGGGACCCCGATGGTGCGGCTCGGCAAGAAGCTAGCAGGCCGCGCGCTAGACGGCGAGACGCACGACGGCTTACCCAGAATTGCGATCTAG